The Vulcanimicrobium alpinum sequence GGCGGCGCGGTCGAGACGCTGCTCGCCTTCGGCGAGGCGGGCTTCCGACTCGGTGAAGGCGCGGCGGGCGTCGTCGAGTTTGCGCTTGAGGTCTTCGACGAGCGCGTTTGCGGCGTCCATCGCCGCGTGCAGCACGACCGAATCTTCGGTCGCCTTCGCGTGCTCGGCGGCGAGCCGTCCGGTGCGCTGCGCGATTTCGCGCGCCGCGACCGCGGCCTTCTTCTCTTCGTCGAGCAACGACGAGACGACCGCGAGCTTCGCGTCGACGCCGAGTTTCTCGCGGGCGGAGCGAGCCTCGGCGGCTTCAGCGGCGAGGCGTTCTTCGACGGCGCGCGCGTTGTCGAGCATCGCCTGGATCGCCGCGCGATGTTCGGCGGCGCGGCGCTGCGCTTCCGCGAACTCGTCGCTGGTCGGCGTGATCTCCGGCGGCGGCACGACGGTGAGTTGCGGACGTCCCGGCGGATCGGGCGGCGCGACGGCGGCAGCGACCGGCTGCGGGGCGGGCGTGGGGAGCGGCGTCACCGTGGCGACCGGCGCGGCAGCGACGGCTTCGGTGGCCTCGCTCTCGCGGCGATCGCTGCCGCTGCGGCGTTCTTCTTCGACGGGAATGTTCTCCATTCGACGTTCCTGGCCGCTGCGCGGGTCGCCGGCGTCCAGGTCGGCAAGGATCGAGTTGAGCTTGCGCGAGGCGGCACCGCCCTGCGCGTCGTCGTCGCCGGCACTTCCGCCGGTCGGGCGGTCGGGCATGATGCCGAAGCTCCAGTTCTTATCCTTGCCGCGGAACAACATGTGGCTTCAACTCCAGAGGACGGTCAGCGTCGATCCCGTGTTATTAAGTTTCGGTCAAGCGCGCGGAGACTTTATGTGGGTCTGCGGGAGTGAGCAGGATCGCAGGCCCACAGGAACGGCGGCGGGGGCTCCGTAGGATTGGGCATGAGAGGCCGGCACGCGAGACGGGCGGTTGCGATCGCCGTCGTCCTCTTGATCGGCGCGGCGGGCGCCCGGGCTGAGGGCTTCGCGACGCTGCATGACGTGCTCGGCGGCCTGCGGCAACTCCCCGGGATCGCCTTCACCAACGTCGCCGAGTGGTCGGGCCGGCCGGCGGCTCCCGCGGAATCGGCAGCGGGGACGGCGCCGTTCGCGGAGGTGCGGGCGGAGCGCGCGATCCTCGCGCTTCCGGCGCCGGATCGGGAGGCGACGCTGTGGTGGCTGCAGAGCCGCGGCCGGAAACGTCTCCACGAGCGCGGCGCTACGAACGCGGAGATCGGCCCGGCGCGCTACCCGGTCGACCTGTTCGGCGAGCGCGGGCCGAACACGCGGCTTGCGCGCGCGATGCACGAATGGCGACGGCTGCCGTATGGCGGCGACATGCGCAGCGTCGGCGCGCGCGATCCCGAGATCACCAATCGCGTGCGCGTGCTGGGCGGGTTTGCGGTGGTCGCGCGCGACGGCGGGGCGGAACTGCACTGCCTCTCGTTCCGCAATCTCGCCGCGAACACGGCGACGTCGATCCGCTGGCGCTTCGACTTCTTCGGCGCCGACGGCACGCAGCTCACCTCGATCACCGACGAACGCCGCGGCTCGTTCGCGCCGAACATCGACATCATTTCCGTCCCGAACGTCGCCACCTACAACAATCCCGGCCTCGGCATGCCGCATGCGCTCACCGAGGGATGCCGCCGCAACGACACGCGCAACGAGAGCACCGCGCTCGCACGTGCAGCGTCGTTTGCGGTGAGCATCGCCGGCGTCACCTACGACGACGGAACGACGATCGGATTATCCGCCTTCTCGACCCGCTAAGCCCGTCGAAGAGCCGGCCGTAGGAAATCAGTTAGAGCTGTCGTCGTTCCAGTCACGGCCGGGGCGCCGCTATGCCAATAGAAGCGACTGGAAAAACATACGATTCACCGTCGTCGTTTTTTACGACTGCCCAGGGGATGTGGCGGACGCGGTCCTTCGACGAGGTCGTCGGGGCACGGACGTACCGGTCCCTCGGCGTGCGTGTTGCCAGAAGGACTCGCGAGAGCGCGCTCCAGGTCGGCGAAGGCGTCGATCAACTCAACGGCCTCGAAGCTGCGATTGCGCCGAGCACCGGTGGTTTCGATCAGGATGCGGGCGCGCACGAGCACCTCAATCGCGGTGCTGGTGTTGGTGAAGTTGCGGCCGATGAGCTTCTGCGCCGAGCTGATCGTGATAATCGGTGCCGCCGGCAGATGCGCTAAGAGCTGAAGTGCTCCCGCGTCCGCGCGCAGCGAGCCCAGGCGCGTGCGCCACGTCGCGACGAGCGCTTCGATGCGGTCCTCGAATGCGACGGCGTCATGAGCGGCACGCGTACATGCACCGGCAAACATCGCGATCCACGCCTCCATTGCGGCGTTAGCGACGGGTCCTTCAGGCGGTCCGTCGTAACGGGTTGC is a genomic window containing:
- a CDS encoding Fic family protein; this encodes MMRALRNAAEPITTARLVDVQEALLRPTTLADRTGLRHVQNWIGRHDNSPNGADFVPPPPELVPELLEDLCGFCNGDSVSPVVQAAIAHAQFETIHPFIDGNGRTGRALIAMVLRRRGLALRTVPPVSLILATSAGAYVHALNATRYDGPPEGPVANAAMEAWIAMFAGACTRAAHDAVAFEDRIEALVATWRTRLGSLRADAGALQLLAHLPAAPIITISSAQKLIGRNFTNTSTAIEVLVRARILIETTGARRNRSFEAVELIDAFADLERALASPSGNTHAEGPVRPCPDDLVEGPRPPHPLGSRKKRRR